AGTGTTATCTCCATTTAAACACCGTTCCTAACATTTTTTCTATAATAAAAACAGGATGCTTAGATATTTTCTAGCATCCTGTTTTTGCTTATACCCACCAACAAATCCAGCAACTCGTAATCTTTACTTTTTTTAGTTTGCGAATTTTCAAGGGGGTCACCTCCTTAAATTAATAGCAGGTATTTTACTATGACTAATTTCACCATTTAACTCATTAACAGTTTTATCATGGAGTTTTTTCCAAATTGGATATGTCTGCTGAAATAAATCAACTAATTCAGGATCAAACTGAGTACCTTTTCCCTCTATTATCCGTTTGTAAGCTTCATCGACAGACAAAGCGTTTCTATATGATCGATTGGATGTCATTGCATCAAAAGCATCAGCAACTGCTGCAATTCGGGCTAGGAACGGAATATCATCCCCTTTCAATTGATCAGGGTAGCCCTTTCCATCCCAACGTTCATGGTGTGAGCGAATAACTTCGATACTACTATTTAATTGAATTACTTTAGAAACAGCTTCTGCTCCCACATTAGTATGGGACTTAATAATTTCATATTCTTCTGTAGTAAGCTTAGTGGGCTTCATCAAAATTTGGTCTGGAATATGAATTTTTCCTATATCATGGAGTAAGCAAGCAAATTCAAAAGACTTTAGCTCTTCTTCTGTATATTTCCCAGTTGTTTTTGCTAATTCAAGAGCATAACTAGCTACTCTTTCACTATGTCCTCTTGTATATGGGTCTTTTAGCTCAAGTGTAGCAATTACTCCCTTCACAATCCCTGTTAACTGCTGATCATATGAAGTTTTAATTGCATTTACATAAGCCTGAAATCGAGATAACAAAACAAAAGCCAATATAGATAGAGTAGTTACCAATAAAATTCCAATAAACACAATTGGCGCTTTAATCGCTAGTCCAAGAATAACATATTTCAAAATTAATCCTACAGAAACTACTATCATAAACCTTTTACTTACAAATACTGGCGCCAGTAAAAGCCAAAAAATTTCTCCTGCATTGCCTCCTTTATAGTTACTACCATCCCCTATAAAATCAATAAGGTCTGCAACGAGGGTAATTAATGTATAACTGATAAAATAAATGTATTTGATATAGTAAAGTTTTTGCTTTTTAACAAGATATAACGCAACTGGTATTAATGCAAACATGATTAAATATAATAAATATGTTAGGCTATTTGACTTCTGATCACTTAATTGCGGAAAATATATAGTTATAAAATTAAAAATAATATCGAAAGAGATTGATATTATATAAAAGAAAATTAAGAACCATTTTAAGGTTTGGGCTTCTTCACTCATAATATGAGGATCTATCATTTGTTTTTTCATTTGTTAACCTCTCGTAAATCGAATAATTTAGTAGGTAGCTAGATAACTAACATAAGAACAGTGTAATGTAGCTAATTTTTTGACACTTTCCTACATTATAAAACATTTGTAATTATTTAAATACCAGTAATTTAACAAGATTTATGTATAAAATAGAAATATTTTATCAAACATTGTATAATATTACCATTTTAATTCTTATAATCTCTTATCTATGGATAATGGGTAAAATCACTTCCACGGTAGTCCCGTTATTAAGCTCACTTTGGAAGTTTAAATCTCCAAAATGTTCATTAATTATTTGGTTTGTCACCATTAGCCCTAATCCAGTTCCGTCTTCCTTTGTGGTAAAAAACGGTTCTCCTAAAGAAAGGATGTTCTCATCTTTAATTCCACAGCCCTCATCCTGAATAGAAATGTACATTTTTTGTTTCTCAACAACTTTTACTTTAATTTTTATACGACCCCCATCAGGCATTGCTTCAATTGCGTTTTTAATCAAGTTTAAAAATACTTGTTTTAGTTGGTTACTATCGCAATCAATTGGAGGTAACGGTCCCTCCATTATAGTTTCAACCATAATTCCTTGTCTTTCGGCTTGTTGCTGCGTGATTGATAGAGTGTAAGCGATAATTTCCTCAATACTAGCTTTTTCAAACTGCATAACTCTAGGTTTACCAATGTACATTAAATCGTTAACAATAGAATTAATTCGGTCAATTTCTTGAATCATGATTGGATAGAAATCATTTGTATTTGGATATCTTTCTTGCTGAAGTTGTGTGAATCCCTTTAGTGATGAAAGGGGATTTCGTATCTCATGACCAATAGCTGCAGCCATTTGGCCAATTAAGGCTAACTTTTCTTTTTGGCGAAGTTCATCGTGAACACTAGTTAAGGATTGAATGTAAGAGTAAAAACGAACTAACATGACGAATGCAATTGCAGATAAAACTAAGAAGATTACTACTGAAACGAAGACCTGTATATCATGTAGAATTATTCCTAGTATGATATACTTTCCAATTAGACTTATAGAAACTGTCCAAAAGTATCTTTTACTAACAAAAATGGGGGAAAATAATACAAATAATACTTCTACAATATGTCCACCCATATACTGTTTAGAATTATTAGAATAGATTATTAATGTATTTATAAAATCTATTATTAAATAGCTATAAATATAAAAATATTTTACTAAATAGAGATTTCCACTATTAGTCATCCGTATACCAATCGGTAAAAGAAATAGGATTAATATATAAATCCAATAACCT
The window above is part of the Bacillus sp. SORGH_AS_0510 genome. Proteins encoded here:
- a CDS encoding HD-GYP domain-containing protein gives rise to the protein MKKQMIDPHIMSEEAQTLKWFLIFFYIISISFDIIFNFITIYFPQLSDQKSNSLTYLLYLIMFALIPVALYLVKKQKLYYIKYIYFISYTLITLVADLIDFIGDGSNYKGGNAGEIFWLLLAPVFVSKRFMIVVSVGLILKYVILGLAIKAPIVFIGILLVTTLSILAFVLLSRFQAYVNAIKTSYDQQLTGIVKGVIATLELKDPYTRGHSERVASYALELAKTTGKYTEEELKSFEFACLLHDIGKIHIPDQILMKPTKLTTEEYEIIKSHTNVGAEAVSKVIQLNSSIEVIRSHHERWDGKGYPDQLKGDDIPFLARIAAVADAFDAMTSNRSYRNALSVDEAYKRIIEGKGTQFDPELVDLFQQTYPIWKKLHDKTVNELNGEISHSKIPAINLRR
- a CDS encoding ATP-binding protein; its protein translation is MKESIKNPQLILEERKAIKLFLWLFYIVYFAFDILAFYVLPNTTDKMGSPDEGLGYWIYILILFLLPIGIRMTNSGNLYLVKYFYIYSYLIIDFINTLIIYSNNSKQYMGGHIVEVLFVLFSPIFVSKRYFWTVSISLIGKYIILGIILHDIQVFVSVVIFLVLSAIAFVMLVRFYSYIQSLTSVHDELRQKEKLALIGQMAAAIGHEIRNPLSSLKGFTQLQQERYPNTNDFYPIMIQEIDRINSIVNDLMYIGKPRVMQFEKASIEEIIAYTLSITQQQAERQGIMVETIMEGPLPPIDCDSNQLKQVFLNLIKNAIEAMPDGGRIKIKVKVVEKQKMYISIQDEGCGIKDENILSLGEPFFTTKEDGTGLGLMVTNQIINEHFGDLNFQSELNNGTTVEVILPIIHR